TGCAGACAGAGAAACATAATCTGGGCATTACTGGCTTTATCTTTTTCTGGATTTAGAGATTGTAGACTATCCATCGCCTTAAGACCAAAAGGGGTGGCGGCATTGTCTAGCCCTAAAAGATTGGCGGAAAAATTAAGCATCATATGTCCAAATGCAGGGTGGTTTTTAGGAACTTCTGGGAAGAGTTTAGAGAAAAAAGGCTGTATCATTCTACTTAATAAGTTGATGCCCCCAGCTTTCTCGGCTACACTCATAAAACCCATAAAAAGGGTCATAATACCTATAAGACCTATACATATATCTACGGCGGTTTTGCTCGTGCCTATTACACCATCGGTCTCTTGTATTCTGTAAACTTTAACATTATTGCTGTTAGGTTGATATTCGTAATGAATCCCTTTATTTATAAAAACAGGTGTAGTTTGAAAACTTTCTATAGCATTGGGGTGAAACTCGTTAATTGGTTTAGTAGTGATATTTACGGTGTCGCCACCTTTGCCTACTACCATATCATTATAAATAGCTTTATAATTATCGGAGAATAAATACTTAGCACCAGCTACCATGATAGCAACTAAAATAAAAGCACTCCAAATTCTGCTTAAAATCATAGTTTGAAAAAATTTGGATAAAAGTAAGTGTTTTTAGCTAAATGAGAAAAAAGAAATTTTAATGTTCTTGAAAAATTCTTAGGGATTAGCCTGTTTTCGGAGATAAAGATTATGACATGTGTGACAAAACAATGTTAGCAGAAAACGATGTGTTGATATTTTGGCTATCTTTGCGAAAGAATTTTTACACAAATAAATATTATGAATATTACTATAGTAGGTACTGGTTATGTAGGACTAGTTACAGGGACAACATTGGCAGAACTAGGAAATACAGTTTACTGTGTTGATATAGATGAGAAAAAAGTTGAGGGAATGAAAAAAGGCATCGTTCCTATTTATGAGCCTAATTTAGAGGAAATGTTTTTGAGAAACATTCAAGCACAGAGATTATTTTTTACTACCAATTTAAAAGAAGCTGTTGACCAAAGTGAAGTGATTTATTTAGCTTTACCTACTCCTCCAGGGGAAGACGGTTCAGCGGATTTATCCTATGTCCTTAAAGTAGCCAACGATATAGGCGATATTATTACAGAATATAAAGTTATTGTTAATAAATCTACAGTACCTGTAGGAACGGCAGATAAAGTTAGAAATGCTATTGCTACTAAAACACAAATACCGTTTGATGTGGTATCTAATCCAGAGTTTCTTAGGGAAGGTTTTGCGGTAGAAGACTCTATGAATCCTGCTAGAGTAGTGGTGGGGAGTTCTTCCGAAAAGGCAAGAGAGATTATGGCAAAAATATATCAGCCATTTACCAATACGGGGGTTCCGATTATTTTTATGGATGAAAAATCTTCGGAACTTACCAAGTATGCTGCTAATTCTTTCTTAGCAGTTAAAATTACTTTTATGAACGAAATCGCAAACTTCTGCGAAAGAGTAGGAGCTGATGTAGATAAGGTAAGGTTAGGAATGGGTAGTGATGATAGGATAGGACACCGTTTCTTATTCCCTGGTATTGGGTATGGTGGTAGCTGCTTTCCTAAAGATGTAAAGGCATTGATAAAATCTGGTAAAGAAGCTGATTTTAATTTCCAAATATTAGAAGCGACTGAAAATGTAAACCAAAATCAAAAAGTTATTTTGGTGTCAGAAATAGAAAAGTATTTTGAAGGAAATTTAAAAGGTAAAAAGATAGCACTTTGGGGCTTGGCTTTTAAAGCGAATACAGATGATATTAGAGAAGCCTCTTCTTTAGATAATATTAAAATTTTATTAGAAAAAGGAGCTATAATTACAGCTTATGATGCGATAGCAGAGTCTAATGTGAAAAAAGTGTTAGGAGATAAGATTGCTTATGCGAGCGATATGTATTCTGCATTAGAAGGAGCTGATGCTTTACTAATAGCTACGGAATGGTCAGAATTTAAAAATCCTAACTTTGATTTAATGTCAGAGAAAATGAACGGTAAAGCTATTTTTGATGGTAGAAATATGTTTGCCTTAGAACAAGTAGAAGGAACAGGGTTTTACTACAAAAGTATAGGTAGAAAAACTTTAGGATAAAACCTAATGCTTTTAATGACAACTATGATGTCCCTTGTCTTCAGGGGACATTTTGTTTTCTATGCTAAGAGCTTCTTTCTTTGGTGACAAATAAGGGATTCCTAACTCTAAACCTCTTAGTATAAATAGCCCACCTAAGATAAGCATTACTACAGGCATTATTTTTAGGATTTTATTTCTAGTAGCTATATTAAGCATATTACCTAGTAAAACAGTAACAAACATAAAAGGGAAAGTACCCAGTCCAAATAGCATCATAAATAGTCCTCCTTGTATAGCTCCACCAGCCGCTAGAGATGCTGCCAAGGCTACATAAACCATTCCACATGGTAAAAAACCATTAAGTACACCTGTTAAAAATCTTGAAGAATAATCGGTTTTGGATAATAATTTTCCTAGGTTGAGTTTTATTTTTAATAGAAATTTCGAGAGAAAAGGTATTTTAGAAGCAAAATCTCCATTTCCGAAAGAAAAAAGAGCCATTATGATTAAAATAATTCCTGCAAAAATGGTAAGCCAACCTTGAACTCCAGCTAACTGAAAGCCTTCTCCAATTAATCCTAGTAAAATTCCTAATATAGAATAAGTGAAAATTCTTCCTAATTGATAGGTTATATTTTGAAGATGAAAATTAACCTGTTGTTTTCTTGAAAGTCCTAAAGAAAGGGCTATAGGTCCACACATACCAATACAATGGAATCCTGTTGTGAAACCCAAAGTAAGTGCTGCTATGATGAGGGTTATTTCCATACTAAGTCGTAGTCTATTTGATAATCTTTGTTATCTTTTGTCCACATTAGTTTTAGAATATAGCCTCCTGGAACTAAAACTTTTTTAGGAATGAGAAAAGAGTTATTAGCATCTAAAGTCATGTCCTTTTTTACATCTAACTTTTGGTCATCTATCCTATAGAGAACAAACTTTATTTTAGTATTTTGATTATTATTTTCAGAAGGAAATACGATACTTATTCCATAAGGTGTTTGCTGATATTCGGGAGCATTCTCAATCGTTGATGCGTTTTTCTTAGCATCTATTACACTTTGATAAGCTAGCTCATCTTCATAATAATTATCTGAAACCAATTCAGAGTTCTGCTGCCCATGAGAGAATACAAATATGAGATAAAGAATAAATAGTATAAACGAACCTAATGCAGCTACAACTCCATGTGCCCAAGTGAACTTAAAATTTTTCATTTAAAATTGCAAATTAAATTCTCCTTCAAAATAAGTTTCAAAAGTAGTGAGTAACTTACCGTCTTTATCATAGACACCAATTACTAAATTCTGTTTAGAAAGTTTTATTTCTTTTTTAGGGAAGCTAATATTTACTGTTCCCTTTTCCATTTTATCTCTCTTTAATATTATTTTGCTAGAACCACCATATTTTATAACTCCATTAGCAGGCTCTAAAACCTTGAAAGTTACTACATAGTCCTTGCTAGATTTATTAAGTAAGGTGTAATTGTAAGTGTTGGTAATTTCGTTACCAGATATAAAGAATGTACTTCCAGCAGGTTTGATAAATTTAGCCTCCATACTTCCTCTATTATACAAAAGGAACGATACAAAAGTCATCAATGCTATTAAAACCGTAGTATAAGCTTTCATTCTAGAGGTAAATTTAAACTTTCTACCTTGTTCTATTTCATCTTCGGTAGCGTATCTTATCAATCCTTTAGGTAAGCCTACTTTTTCCATAACTTCATTACAGGCATCTATACATGCAGTACAGTTAACACACTCTAGTTGTTGACCATTTCTGATGTCTATTCCTGTTGGACATACCACTACACATTGGTTACAATCGATACAGTCTCCTTTACCTTCGGCAGCTCTGTCCTCATTCTTACGCCATTTAGACCGATTTTCACCTCTCTTAAAATCGTAGTAGACATTGATGGTTTGCTTATCTATAAGAACGCCTTGTAGTCTTCCGTATGGACAAACAAGCGTACATACCTGCTCTCTAAACCATGCAAATACGAAATAGAATGCTGCAGTGAAAAGCAACATTACCAGAAAGTTGGTAGGGTACTCTATAGGACCTTCTTTCATTATTCTAAATACCTCTTCGTAACCAACAATGTACATGAACATAAAATGAGTTACAACTAAAGAGATAATGATATAGATTGTCCATTTAAGTCCTCTTTTTCTTATCTTTTCAGAATTCCAAGGCTGTTGGTCTAGTTTTATTTGCTTGTTTCTGTCACCCTCAATCCAATATTCTATCTTACGGAAAACATTTTCCATAAAAATAGTTTGTGGGCAAATCCAGCCGCAGAATATTCTTCCGAAAACAACGGTAAATAGAATGATAAATACTATCGAAGTAACTGCTCCTAGAGCGAGAATGAAAAAATCCTGAGGATAAAAAGGCTGTCCTACAATAAAGAACTCCCTATCAAGGATATTTATTAGAAGAAATGGATTTCCGTTTATTTTAATAAACGGAAGAATAAAAAATATGGCTAATAAAAAAATACTAACATAGTTCCTATAATCAGTAAACTTACCTTTGGGCTTCTTGGGATATACCCATTTTCTTTTCCCTGTGTTATCCATGGTTCCTACAGAATCACGGAAGGTGGTAGCTTCTATTACGGCTCCAGTGCCTTGTACTTCTTTATCAGCCATATTGATGTGAAATTTATTTTATGGTACTAGTTCTCCCACTTCACTTCTTCACCTTGAGGTGCAGCACCTCCTTCAGATTGAGTGATAGGAGCTTTTTCTTGATTGATATGGTAAACATACGCTGCTACCTTTTCAATATCAAATCCAGTAAGAACTCCATTTTTACCCCAAGCTTGCATCGCAGGGTTGTTTGGAGAACCGTTCTCTACCATGTGGAATACTTCTCTAAATAGAGTAGGTTCTGTATGGTTAATCCAATATTTATCAGTAAGGTTTGGACCAATACCACCTCTACCACCTTCACCGTGGCAAGATACGCAGTTAGTTTTGAAGATTTCTTCCCCTTCTGCAATATTGTCTGCAGAATATACTGCGTTATCAATTGTAGGAGGAGGAGTGTCTTTCATCCACTGCTCTATACTTGCAAGTTGCTCTTTATGCTCAACCTCATACTCTTTGTCTGGGTGTGCGAAATCTGTAAAAGAGAAAGCAAGAATATAAACAACTAAGTATGTAAATCCTAGCCAAAAAAGACCTAACCACCATTTTGGTAATTGGTTGTCTAACTCCATAATACCATCAAAACCGTGGTCTATAATGATATCTTTTTCTTCAGAAGCAGATTGCTTTTTGAATGCACTATCCCAAAGTCTTTTCCAGTAAGGTATTTTCTTCTCTTCTAAGTAAGCTTTCTTAGCCTCATCAGAAAGTTTAGCGAAGTTTTGATTTTCAATTAAATCTCCAATAGCACCATGTATCATTGCTAAAATGACACTAATAACTACCGTTCCCCAAAAGTAAGGTGAAGTAATAAAAGATGCATTTTGAACGAACATATAATACACAATAAATAATATTGTAAGTATTACTAAAATGTTCACATAAACGGGCGTTCTTTGTTTCATAATTTCTTAATTTTTAGAACTGTTTTGTATTTCATCATCTAAAGGAGCATTAGCTTCGTCTTGATAAAACTTTTTAGGCCTGCTCATAACATAGTACACCACCCCAATAAAAAATATGATAAATAATATGAGTGCTAAACTTTGGTAAAATCCAGTACCTTCGGTATTAGATAATATATCTTTAAAGTTTTGTGGTATCATTACTATATGCTCCTTTAGTGATAATATAATTTATTTTACACTTGCTGTTTTAACTTCAGTAGTCTTAATATCAGTACCTAATCTTTGTAGGTAAGCAATAAGTGCTACAATCTCTCTCTTTTCAAGAGGAACAAACTCAGCTCCTTCTTCTTGCTGTTTTTTAGCAAATGCTCTCTTAACGTCATCAGCTTCAGCATAAATTCTACTTACAATTCCTTTAGCTTGATTGTCCATCCATGCATCTACAGTATCTATTTCAGCTTTAGTGTAAGGCACGCTAAATACATTCTTCATAAGTTCTAACTTATCTTTAGTCTGAGAACGATCTAATGTATTAGCAATTAACCAAGGGTAACGAGGCATTATAGAACCTGCTGATGTAGCTCTTGGGTTTAGCATGTGCTTAAAGTGCCAAGAATCAGGGTTTCTCCCACCTTCTCTATGTAAGTCTGGACCAGTTCTCTTAGATCCCCAAAGGAAAGGTCTGTCATATACGAATTCTCCAGCTTTTGAATACTGTCCGTTTTTACCGTTAAATCTAACTACCTCGTCACGGAATGGTCTAATCATTTGAGAGTGACAAGCGTTACAACCTTCACGGATGTATAAATCTCTACCTTCTAATTCTAGAGGAGTGTAAGGTTTAACAGAAGAAATAGTAGGTACATTATCCTTAACAGTAAGTGTAGGGATAATTTCAACGATACCACCAACTGCTAGTGCAAAAAATGCTAATACAGTTAAATAAAGTGGCATTCTTTCAATCCAAAGGTGAACAGTTTCACCTTCTTTTCTTGCATCACTAATTCTAGCAAGTGCAGGTGCTTCTGCAGGTACTTCTTTTTGGAAAGAACCTTTTCTCACAGTAGCTACAACATTCACTGCCATAAGAATAGCTCCTAATAGGTAAAGGATACCTCCAAAGAATCTCATCCAATAGTAAGGGATAATTGCAGTTACAGTATCTAACCAGTTTTTGTAAAGTAGAGTTCCGTCTGGGTTAAATTGTTTCCACATTAAACCTTGAGTAAATCCAGAGATATACATAGGTACAGCATATAGAATAATACCTAAAGTACCTAACCAGAAATGCCAGTTAGCTAATTTTACAGACCATAGTTTAGTTCTCCACATAATAGGAACTAGGTAGTAAATCATACCAAACGCCATGAATCCGTTCCACCCTAAAGCACCAATGTGAACGTGACCAATTACCCAGTCAGTAAAGTGTCCAATTTTATTTAATGTTTTAGTTGCCAATAGTGGTCCTTCAAATGTAGCCATACCGTAGCAAGTAACTGCTACCACGAAGAATTTAAGTATAGGATTTTCTCTTACTTTATCCCAAGCACCTCTTAATGTTAATAAACCATTAAGCATACCTCCCCAAGATGGTGCGATAAGGGCAACAGAGAACCCTGTTCCTAACGCTTGAGCCCAAGCTGGTAGAGAAGTGTATTGTAAGTGGTGAGGTCCAGCCCAAATATAAACGAAAATTAAAGACCAGAAGTGGATAATAGAAAGTTTATAAGAGAATACTGGTCTCTCTGCCGCTTTTGGTAAGAAGTAATACATTAGACCAAGTACAGGTGTTGTAAGGAAGAATGCCACAGCGTTGTGTCCGTACCACCATTGTACTAGAGCGTCTTTTACTCCTGAATATGCAGAATAAGACTTCCAACCAGTGAAAGAAAGAGGTACCTCTAAGTTATTAAATACATGTAGCATTGTAATACCTACCCAAGTACCAATGTAGAACCAAATAGCTACATAAAGGTGTCTTACTCTTCTCTTAGCTATTGTACCAAACATGTTAATACCAAAAATAATCCATACCACTGCGATAAGGATATCAATTGGCCATTCGTGTTCAGCGTACTCTTTAGATGTGTTGATACCCATGAAGAAAGTAATCACCACCGCTACGATAGTAATTTGCCATCCCCAAAAGTTAATCCAAGAAAGTGTATCACTGTACATTCTTGCTTTCAACAACCTCTGTAATGAGTAATAAACCCCCGCGAAAATAGCGTTTCCAACAAAGGCAAAAATTACTGCACTAGTGTGCAACATTCTGATTCTCCCAAAACCAAAAGCTCCTTGGGTGTTGATGAGACCTTGTAAATCACCGCTTCTTAAGCTGGCAATTGTAGTGTCATCAGTACCAAATAAAAACTCTGGTAGTTCTGGATAGAAAAGCATCGCAGCCGCCGTAAGTCCAAGAATGAAACCAACTATCCCGAAGACAATGGTTGCATAAAGGAACGCACGCACAATGCTGTTGTCATAACTAAACTTTTGTGTTTCCATATTAACTAATCACTTTTATTGTTTTTCTCTTTATTTTCTTTGTTTTTAGTTTCGTCATCAAGGAGAATCCTTACTGCAGGAGATTCATCATCTTCAAATTGCCCTTTCTTTGCTCCGATAATGAATATTATCAAGAAAATGACAGCTAAAGATACACTGCATATGACCATTAAATATAATATCTCCATACAGTTCGCAAATATAAAATTAAATTGCCCCCAAAATTAAGGAAAATATAATGACTTAAATCAGGAACTGTTAAAAAAAGTTAATTTATAACACTTCTAAATAAGATAAAAATGTCTAATTTGATTTTTTCTTAAAATATCTAGTTGCTGTTAGCCATGTGGTAGCAGAGGTAAATGATACCACACTTATAGAACTTAAAGGCATTAGTATAGCCGCAACTAGAGGAGATAAGTGTCCTGTAACGGCAAAGCCTAGACCTACCACATTGTATAATATACTTATAACAAAAGTAGCTGATACTATTTTAATAGCATCTTTGCTTAGAGCTAAATAGTCTGGTAAAAAGTTAATGAATTTCCCATCCATAATAACATCAGAAGATGGAGTAAAGGAGTTGGTATCATCAGATACAGCTATCCCTATATTACTTTGTTTTAATGCACCAGCATCGTTAAGACCATCACCTAACATAGCTACTTTTTGTCCTGAATTTTGTAGGTTTTGTATGTAGTCCAACTTATCCTCTGGAGTTTGGTTGAAACTCATGTTAGCTACATTTGGAATTATTTTTTTGAGCTGATTGGTTTCGGAAGCATTATCTCCACTAAGGATGTGGATAGGATAAGAGTGGAGCTTTTGATACATTTCAGAAAGTCCCTCTCTATACTCATTTCTAAATATGAACTTCCCTATAAACTCATCATTTTTACTGATGAAAACAGCAGTTTCTAAGTTTTTGCTTTCTTGTCCTGTAAACGAAGCTGAACCAATTTTATAAACTTGGCTTCTGACCTGAGCGGAGTATCCTTTACCTGCTATTTCTTGGAAGTTTTCTATTGGGAAATATTCGTCAGTTGTTTCTATATGTTCGTATAAATTTTTGGATAGAGGGTGGTTGGAATTTTTGAGTAAAGTTTTAATATTTTTCAAATCAAATTCACTAATAGTATTACCTTCATATTTGATGTTGGATTTGGTGTTGTAGGTAATAGTGCCTGTTTTGTCAAATACGAGTGTGTTGATTTTAGCAAGTTTTTCTATGGTAAGAGTATCCTTAACGTAGAATTTTTTTCTGCCTAATATTCTCATAATGTGTCCGAATGTAAACGGAGCTGATAGAGCTAACGCACAAGGGCAGGCTACTATAAGTATTGCAGATATTACTTGGAACATTTTTTCTAAATCAATTCTATACCAATAGATTCCTGCGATTAGCGTGATGCCTAATATAATGAATGTGAAATATTTACTTATCTTATTAGTAAGGTTATCTAGACCTGTTTCTTTCTGTTTAAAAGCCTCTTTGTTCCATAGTTGGGTAAGGTAGCTTTGGTCTACGGTTTTAATAACTTCTAGTTCCAAAATAGCACCTTGCTGTTTAGCCCCTGCGAAAATTTTATCACCTGGTTGTTTAGGTATTGTAGCTGATTCCCCAGTAATAAAACTGTTGTCAATATTGCCTTCACCACTAATAAGAATTGCGTCTACGGGAATAATTTCTTGATTTCGCACTAAAATTCTATCACCAACTTTAATTTCGGATAGGAGAATATTTTTTTGTTTGCCTTCAAAATCTACTTTAGTTACGGCGATAGGGT
The genomic region above belongs to Riemerella anatipestifer and contains:
- a CDS encoding UDP-glucose dehydrogenase family protein, producing MNITIVGTGYVGLVTGTTLAELGNTVYCVDIDEKKVEGMKKGIVPIYEPNLEEMFLRNIQAQRLFFTTNLKEAVDQSEVIYLALPTPPGEDGSADLSYVLKVANDIGDIITEYKVIVNKSTVPVGTADKVRNAIATKTQIPFDVVSNPEFLREGFAVEDSMNPARVVVGSSSEKAREIMAKIYQPFTNTGVPIIFMDEKSSELTKYAANSFLAVKITFMNEIANFCERVGADVDKVRLGMGSDDRIGHRFLFPGIGYGGSCFPKDVKALIKSGKEADFNFQILEATENVNQNQKVILVSEIEKYFEGNLKGKKIALWGLAFKANTDDIREASSLDNIKILLEKGAIITAYDAIAESNVKKVLGDKIAYASDMYSALEGADALLIATEWSEFKNPNFDLMSEKMNGKAIFDGRNMFALEQVEGTGFYYKSIGRKTLG
- a CDS encoding sulfite exporter TauE/SafE family protein translates to MEITLIIAALTLGFTTGFHCIGMCGPIALSLGLSRKQQVNFHLQNITYQLGRIFTYSILGILLGLIGEGFQLAGVQGWLTIFAGIILIIMALFSFGNGDFASKIPFLSKFLLKIKLNLGKLLSKTDYSSRFLTGVLNGFLPCGMVYVALAASLAAGGAIQGGLFMMLFGLGTFPFMFVTVLLGNMLNIATRNKILKIMPVVMLILGGLFILRGLELGIPYLSPKKEALSIENKMSPEDKGHHSCH
- a CDS encoding FixH family protein, encoding MKNFKFTWAHGVVAALGSFILFILYLIFVFSHGQQNSELVSDNYYEDELAYQSVIDAKKNASTIENAPEYQQTPYGISIVFPSENNNQNTKIKFVLYRIDDQKLDVKKDMTLDANNSFLIPKKVLVPGGYILKLMWTKDNKDYQIDYDLVWK
- the ccoG gene encoding cytochrome c oxidase accessory protein CcoG, which gives rise to MADKEVQGTGAVIEATTFRDSVGTMDNTGKRKWVYPKKPKGKFTDYRNYVSIFLLAIFFILPFIKINGNPFLLINILDREFFIVGQPFYPQDFFILALGAVTSIVFIILFTVVFGRIFCGWICPQTIFMENVFRKIEYWIEGDRNKQIKLDQQPWNSEKIRKRGLKWTIYIIISLVVTHFMFMYIVGYEEVFRIMKEGPIEYPTNFLVMLLFTAAFYFVFAWFREQVCTLVCPYGRLQGVLIDKQTINVYYDFKRGENRSKWRKNEDRAAEGKGDCIDCNQCVVVCPTGIDIRNGQQLECVNCTACIDACNEVMEKVGLPKGLIRYATEDEIEQGRKFKFTSRMKAYTTVLIALMTFVSFLLYNRGSMEAKFIKPAGSTFFISGNEITNTYNYTLLNKSSKDYVVTFKVLEPANGVIKYGGSSKIILKRDKMEKGTVNISFPKKEIKLSKQNLVIGVYDKDGKLLTTFETYFEGEFNLQF
- a CDS encoding c-type cytochrome, translating into MKQRTPVYVNILVILTILFIVYYMFVQNASFITSPYFWGTVVISVILAMIHGAIGDLIENQNFAKLSDEAKKAYLEEKKIPYWKRLWDSAFKKQSASEEKDIIIDHGFDGIMELDNQLPKWWLGLFWLGFTYLVVYILAFSFTDFAHPDKEYEVEHKEQLASIEQWMKDTPPPTIDNAVYSADNIAEGEEIFKTNCVSCHGEGGRGGIGPNLTDKYWINHTEPTLFREVFHMVENGSPNNPAMQAWGKNGVLTGFDIEKVAAYVYHINQEKAPITQSEGGAAPQGEEVKWEN
- a CDS encoding cbb3-type cytochrome oxidase subunit 3 — protein: MIPQNFKDILSNTEGTGFYQSLALILFIIFFIGVVYYVMSRPKKFYQDEANAPLDDEIQNSSKN
- the ccoN gene encoding cytochrome-c oxidase, cbb3-type subunit I, which gives rise to METQKFSYDNSIVRAFLYATIVFGIVGFILGLTAAAMLFYPELPEFLFGTDDTTIASLRSGDLQGLINTQGAFGFGRIRMLHTSAVIFAFVGNAIFAGVYYSLQRLLKARMYSDTLSWINFWGWQITIVAVVITFFMGINTSKEYAEHEWPIDILIAVVWIIFGINMFGTIAKRRVRHLYVAIWFYIGTWVGITMLHVFNNLEVPLSFTGWKSYSAYSGVKDALVQWWYGHNAVAFFLTTPVLGLMYYFLPKAAERPVFSYKLSIIHFWSLIFVYIWAGPHHLQYTSLPAWAQALGTGFSVALIAPSWGGMLNGLLTLRGAWDKVRENPILKFFVVAVTCYGMATFEGPLLATKTLNKIGHFTDWVIGHVHIGALGWNGFMAFGMIYYLVPIMWRTKLWSVKLANWHFWLGTLGIILYAVPMYISGFTQGLMWKQFNPDGTLLYKNWLDTVTAIIPYYWMRFFGGILYLLGAILMAVNVVATVRKGSFQKEVPAEAPALARISDARKEGETVHLWIERMPLYLTVLAFFALAVGGIVEIIPTLTVKDNVPTISSVKPYTPLELEGRDLYIREGCNACHSQMIRPFRDEVVRFNGKNGQYSKAGEFVYDRPFLWGSKRTGPDLHREGGRNPDSWHFKHMLNPRATSAGSIMPRYPWLIANTLDRSQTKDKLELMKNVFSVPYTKAEIDTVDAWMDNQAKGIVSRIYAEADDVKRAFAKKQQEEGAEFVPLEKREIVALIAYLQRLGTDIKTTEVKTASVK
- the ccoS gene encoding cbb3-type cytochrome oxidase assembly protein CcoS, whose protein sequence is MEILYLMVICSVSLAVIFLIIFIIGAKKGQFEDDESPAVRILLDDETKNKENKEKNNKSD
- a CDS encoding heavy metal translocating P-type ATPase — translated: MSEKCFHCGLEIDKERISFDEKTFCCNGCKSVYEILNLNQLSDFYELNKNAGIRPNTDGSSQFDYLDTPEVFDKIVDFSEGNSTLVTFKIPVIHCSSCIWLLESLKDINPQIRYSQANFTKKTLQISFNHNELKLSELAKFLTNLGYKPVINLEISEKKVEKIDRDLIIKLAIAGFAFGNAMMFALPEYLSWITKENDFWINQFAPFFRFLTLLLSIPVVAYSASDYYKSAWYGLKNNIVNIDVPIVLGILVLFGRSVYEIATDYGPGYFDTLCGLLFFMLMGKFFQKRTYTALSYDRDYKSFYPIAVTKVDFEGKQKNILLSEIKVGDRILVRNQEIIPVDAILISGEGNIDNSFITGESATIPKQPGDKIFAGAKQQGAILELEVIKTVDQSYLTQLWNKEAFKQKETGLDNLTNKISKYFTFIILGITLIAGIYWYRIDLEKMFQVISAILIVACPCALALSAPFTFGHIMRILGRKKFYVKDTLTIEKLAKINTLVFDKTGTITYNTKSNIKYEGNTISEFDLKNIKTLLKNSNHPLSKNLYEHIETTDEYFPIENFQEIAGKGYSAQVRSQVYKIGSASFTGQESKNLETAVFISKNDEFIGKFIFRNEYREGLSEMYQKLHSYPIHILSGDNASETNQLKKIIPNVANMSFNQTPEDKLDYIQNLQNSGQKVAMLGDGLNDAGALKQSNIGIAVSDDTNSFTPSSDVIMDGKFINFLPDYLALSKDAIKIVSATFVISILYNVVGLGFAVTGHLSPLVAAILMPLSSISVVSFTSATTWLTATRYFKKKSN